One Methanoculleus sp. 7T genomic window carries:
- a CDS encoding carbonic anhydrase, with protein MIEKFLEGNKRFREDDFGKNPDHYSALASSQHPVVLWIGCSDSRVDPERITGAQAGEIFVQRNIGNIVPVHDWNFATVLEYALNHLKVGDIAICGHSDCGAIKGLDHESDDAYVPLWLNNAMEAKRRVEGRIQVPNTPEEEMIRRRLIEIENVGLQLEHLRTYPPVRAAEKEGRVRLHGLYFDLATGELKKIF; from the coding sequence ATGATAGAAAAGTTCCTCGAGGGAAACAAACGGTTCAGAGAGGATGACTTCGGGAAGAACCCCGATCATTACAGTGCCCTAGCATCAAGCCAACACCCGGTGGTCCTCTGGATCGGGTGCTCGGACTCACGCGTGGACCCGGAGCGCATTACCGGTGCACAGGCCGGCGAGATCTTCGTGCAACGGAACATCGGCAACATTGTTCCCGTCCATGACTGGAACTTCGCGACCGTGCTTGAGTATGCGCTCAACCACCTCAAGGTCGGCGATATCGCCATCTGCGGACATTCGGACTGCGGCGCCATAAAAGGGCTCGACCACGAGAGCGACGACGCGTATGTCCCGCTCTGGCTGAACAACGCTATGGAAGCAAAACGCCGTGTTGAGGGTAGGATCCAAGTGCCGAATACCCCCGAAGAAGAGATGATCCGGCGACGGCTCATCGAGATCGAGAATGTCGGCCTCCAGCTTGAGCATCTCCGCACCTACCCGCCGGTCAGGGCTGCGGAAAAAGAAGGGCGGGTCCGGCTTCACGGCCTGTACTTCGACCTTGCGACCGGAGAGTTGAAGAAGATATTCTAG
- the ilvD gene encoding dihydroxy-acid dehydratase — protein MRSETVKKGYQRAPNRALLRSLGVTDREMDRPFIGIANAYNTVVPGHIHLRSLSQKVQEGVAAAGGVAFEFGTIGICDGIAMGHEGMRYSLPSRENIADAIELMVEAHRFDGLVCVGTCDKIVPGMLMAAVRCNIPTVVVTGGPMLPGYAAGRELSLIDVFEGVGRVAAGTMSEEELGELECAAMPGCGSCQGLYTANTMACMTEALGLSLPGCAAIPAVDAAKLRIARESGERAVGLVREGIRPRDIITRTSLANAIRVDMALGGSTNTVLHLMAVAREAGVPLDLETFNAAAEATPHICHMQPGGPHSMLALYRAGGIPAVLKMLERYLDDAPTVSGRSILEIAEGARVADPDVIRTADAPVSPAGGLKIVQGSLAPDGAVVKCAAVPEAMWRHRGPARVFDGEAAAMEAILHREIAEGDVVVIRYEGPRGGPGMPEMLSPTSALMGLGYSRVALVTDGRFSGGTRGPCIGHVAPEAAVGGPIALVEDGDDIAIDLYAKSLDLCVGAETLEERRRNWKPPVRRLTGVLARYARTVEQANLGAVQR, from the coding sequence ATGCGGAGTGAGACGGTAAAGAAAGGCTACCAGCGTGCCCCGAACCGGGCGCTGCTTCGGTCGCTCGGCGTGACCGACCGAGAGATGGACCGGCCCTTCATCGGGATAGCAAACGCGTACAACACAGTCGTCCCCGGGCACATCCACCTCCGGTCCCTCTCGCAGAAGGTGCAGGAGGGCGTGGCGGCGGCGGGCGGCGTGGCGTTCGAGTTCGGGACCATCGGTATCTGCGACGGGATTGCCATGGGTCACGAGGGCATGCGGTATTCGCTCCCGTCGCGGGAGAACATCGCCGACGCCATCGAACTGATGGTCGAGGCGCATCGGTTCGACGGCTTGGTCTGTGTCGGCACCTGCGACAAGATCGTGCCGGGCATGCTCATGGCGGCGGTGCGGTGCAACATCCCGACGGTCGTCGTCACCGGCGGGCCGATGCTCCCCGGTTACGCGGCGGGCCGTGAACTCTCGCTGATCGACGTCTTCGAGGGCGTGGGCCGCGTTGCCGCCGGCACCATGAGCGAGGAGGAACTCGGGGAACTTGAGTGTGCGGCGATGCCCGGGTGCGGCAGCTGCCAGGGGCTCTACACCGCCAACACCATGGCGTGCATGACCGAGGCGCTGGGCCTCTCTCTCCCCGGATGCGCGGCCATTCCGGCGGTCGACGCGGCAAAACTCCGCATAGCCCGGGAGAGCGGGGAGCGGGCGGTCGGCCTCGTGCGGGAGGGCATCCGCCCTCGGGACATCATCACCCGGACGAGCCTTGCAAACGCCATCAGGGTGGATATGGCGCTCGGCGGGTCGACGAACACGGTGCTCCACCTGATGGCCGTCGCCCGGGAGGCGGGCGTCCCCCTCGACCTCGAGACCTTCAACGCCGCCGCCGAAGCGACCCCTCACATCTGCCACATGCAGCCCGGCGGCCCGCACTCGATGCTCGCCCTCTACCGGGCGGGAGGCATCCCCGCGGTCTTAAAGATGCTCGAACGCTACCTCGACGACGCCCCGACGGTCTCGGGCCGCTCAATCCTTGAGATCGCGGAAGGCGCGCGGGTCGCCGACCCGGACGTGATCCGGACGGCCGACGCCCCGGTCAGCCCTGCCGGGGGCCTGAAGATCGTGCAGGGGTCGCTTGCTCCCGACGGCGCCGTCGTCAAATGCGCCGCCGTCCCGGAGGCGATGTGGCGGCACCGTGGTCCGGCGCGGGTCTTTGACGGCGAAGCGGCCGCGATGGAAGCGATCCTCCACCGCGAGATCGCGGAGGGCGACGTCGTCGTGATCCGCTACGAGGGGCCGCGGGGAGGGCCGGGGATGCCCGAGATGCTCTCGCCGACGTCCGCACTGATGGGCCTCGGCTACAGCCGCGTCGCCTTGGTGACCGACGGGCGCTTCTCGGGCGGCACCAGAGGGCCGTGCATCGGGCACGTCGCCCCCGAGGCTGCGGTCGGCGGGCCGATCGCCCTCGTGGAGGACGGCGACGATATAGCGATCGACCTCTACGCAAAGAGCCTCGACCTCTGCGTCGGCGCGGAGACCCTCGAAGAGCGACGAAGGAACTGGAAGCCGCCGGTGCGCCGGCTCACCGGGGTGCTCGCGAGGTACGCACGGACCGTCGAGCAGGCGAACCTCGGCGCCGTCCAGAGATAA
- a CDS encoding flavodoxin family protein, whose translation MSESAAEKIRSIETPEGAFTVRLILHDLSRVYPGMVRYTVEVVRDAETVYTYAINSYEVPPGSLFDTRAVAEIVFSRLAHDVASRPETYARPRFFTRPLPGGTYDVVILQGSPRRFGNSARIASWCDDEAARAGLSSRVFFLQEMEIRPCIGCYTCYNYGYCPIDDDMPWIIRALESASVVVVCTPVYTSTVPAGLKAVMDRCQWLHAREKILGREVRAGGLLVAVAGRRGTEPFVCVTRVVNAFMENLGIRPAEPVLVGDLDRIRDVGKIEGLRGDVESALRGLLVPRDEG comes from the coding sequence ATGAGTGAGAGCGCGGCAGAGAAGATCCGATCGATCGAGACGCCCGAAGGGGCGTTTACCGTCAGGCTTATCCTCCACGACCTCAGCCGGGTCTATCCGGGTATGGTCAGGTATACCGTCGAGGTCGTCCGTGACGCGGAGACGGTCTACACCTACGCCATCAACTCCTATGAGGTGCCGCCGGGATCTCTCTTCGATACCCGAGCGGTTGCTGAGATCGTCTTCTCCCGGCTCGCGCACGATGTCGCATCCCGCCCGGAGACTTACGCCCGCCCGAGGTTTTTCACCCGTCCGCTCCCGGGCGGCACCTACGACGTCGTCATCCTGCAGGGGAGCCCGCGGAGGTTCGGGAACTCAGCCAGGATCGCGTCATGGTGCGACGACGAGGCCGCACGGGCAGGTCTCTCCTCCCGGGTCTTCTTCCTGCAGGAGATGGAGATCCGGCCGTGCATCGGCTGTTATACCTGTTACAACTACGGTTACTGCCCGATCGACGACGATATGCCCTGGATCATCCGGGCTCTTGAGTCTGCGTCCGTCGTCGTCGTCTGCACGCCGGTCTACACCAGCACCGTCCCGGCCGGCCTGAAGGCGGTGATGGACCGTTGCCAGTGGCTCCATGCCCGGGAGAAGATACTGGGACGAGAGGTCCGCGCCGGAGGCCTCCTCGTCGCAGTCGCAGGACGGCGGGGGACCGAGCCGTTTGTCTGCGTAACAAGGGTAGTCAACGCGTTCATGGAGAATCTGGGCATCCGGCCCGCCGAACCGGTGCTGGTCGGCGACCTCGACCGCATCCGGGATGTCGGGAAGATCGAGGGGCTTCGAGGCGATGTCGAATCGGCGTTGCGCGGGCTGCTTGTTCCCCGAGACGAAGGATAA
- the carB gene encoding carbamoyl-phosphate synthase large subunit — translation MPKKSHIRKVLIIGSGPIQIGQAAEFDFSGSQACRALREEGVEVVLVNSNPATIQTDPDMADIIYIEPLKAELIAKIIQKEKPDGILSGMGGQTGLNMTAELAEMGALEGVEILGTPLEAIYRGEDREQFRDLMNAIGEPVPRSMILENMNQIDEAVREVGLPAIIRPAYTLGGSGGGVAHTPEEMRRIIEIGLARSRIHQVLVEESVAGWKEIEFEVMRDASDTCIIVCGMENVDPMGVHTGESVVVAPILTLRDDEYQTLRTAAIRIIRALDVQGGCNIQFAYKDGDYRIIEVNPRVSRSSALASKATGYPIARVAAKIAIGLRLDEIMNPVTGVTPASFEPAIDYVVVKVPRWPFDKFKSADRTLTTAMKSTGEVMAIGRTVEEAFKKALRSLDTDMKRHTNPSEIRMILTSPTDERFGCLFDAFREGFTVKEVADLTSITPFFLEKVKNIVDLERRLGTDFEPEDIRVAKRYGFSNEELQALTGKTADEIEALAGTPTYKMVDTCAAEFPATTPYFYSTWEDGCELTRDGAKKVLILGSGPIRIGQGIEFDYCTVHAVMALREEEGIEVHIVNNNPETVSTDADTSDRLFFEPMQLEDVVNILKKDDYYGVMVQFGGQNSVNLAMPLEEEIKRLGLKTKILGTSPDAMDAAEDRDRFSRLLTKLEIPSPANSSAYSEGEAREKARAIGYPVLVRPSYVLGGRAMELVHDETELESYIKEAVRVSRKHPVLIDSFLRSAVEIDVDAVCDGTDVLIGGIMEHIEWAGVHSGDSACVIPSQSLSPSVIARVRDYTKKIALGLGVVGLINIQYAVRNDVVYVLEANPRASRTVPFVAKATGIALAKLAAKVMVGRKLADMDIAEREIEHVAVKEVLLPFNKLPGVDTVLGPEMKSTGEVMGIDYDFGRAYYKACTAADNALPTAGNIFISVTDEQKEELLPIARKLRELGLSLYGTSGTVDFLTQNGIEANLVRKVQEGSPNVIDVMRSGGIRLIINTPADKASRQDHIQIMRAAVDYGIPYITTLQAARAAAMAIDAIKREEITLEPLQHYIGA, via the coding sequence ATGCCGAAGAAATCACACATCAGAAAGGTTCTCATCATCGGCTCCGGCCCCATCCAGATCGGGCAGGCGGCCGAGTTCGACTTTTCAGGGTCGCAGGCCTGCCGGGCGCTCCGGGAAGAGGGCGTCGAGGTCGTCCTCGTCAACTCGAACCCCGCGACGATCCAGACCGACCCCGATATGGCCGACATTATCTATATCGAGCCGCTGAAGGCCGAACTCATAGCGAAGATCATCCAGAAGGAGAAGCCGGACGGGATCCTGAGCGGCATGGGCGGCCAGACCGGCCTCAATATGACGGCGGAACTCGCGGAGATGGGTGCGCTCGAGGGCGTGGAGATCCTCGGGACGCCGCTTGAGGCGATCTACCGGGGCGAAGACCGGGAGCAGTTCCGCGATCTGATGAACGCTATCGGGGAGCCCGTCCCCCGGAGCATGATCCTCGAGAACATGAACCAGATCGACGAGGCGGTCCGGGAGGTCGGTCTCCCGGCGATCATCAGGCCCGCGTATACCCTCGGCGGCTCGGGCGGCGGTGTTGCGCACACGCCCGAAGAGATGCGGCGGATCATCGAGATCGGGCTTGCACGCTCCCGAATTCACCAGGTGCTGGTGGAAGAGAGCGTCGCAGGGTGGAAGGAGATCGAGTTCGAGGTGATGCGGGACGCGTCCGATACCTGCATCATCGTCTGCGGCATGGAGAACGTCGACCCGATGGGCGTCCATACCGGCGAGAGCGTCGTGGTTGCGCCGATCCTCACCCTGCGGGACGACGAGTACCAGACGCTCCGGACCGCCGCGATAAGGATCATCCGGGCGCTCGACGTGCAGGGCGGGTGCAACATCCAGTTCGCCTACAAAGACGGCGACTACCGGATCATCGAGGTGAACCCCCGGGTCTCGCGGTCGTCGGCACTCGCATCCAAGGCGACCGGCTACCCGATCGCCCGGGTGGCGGCGAAGATCGCTATCGGGCTCCGGCTCGACGAGATCATGAACCCGGTGACCGGCGTCACCCCGGCATCGTTCGAGCCCGCTATCGACTACGTCGTCGTGAAGGTGCCGCGATGGCCCTTCGATAAGTTCAAGTCCGCGGACCGGACGCTCACCACGGCGATGAAGAGCACGGGCGAAGTTATGGCGATCGGGCGGACGGTCGAGGAGGCGTTCAAGAAGGCACTCCGGTCGCTTGATACCGATATGAAACGGCACACAAACCCGAGCGAGATCCGGATGATCCTCACGTCCCCGACCGACGAGCGGTTCGGGTGCCTCTTCGACGCGTTCCGGGAGGGGTTCACGGTCAAGGAGGTCGCCGACCTTACTTCCATCACGCCGTTCTTCCTTGAGAAGGTCAAGAACATCGTGGACCTCGAACGGAGACTCGGGACCGATTTTGAACCGGAGGATATCAGGGTCGCCAAGCGCTACGGGTTCTCGAACGAGGAACTGCAGGCGCTGACCGGGAAGACCGCCGACGAGATTGAGGCGCTCGCGGGAACGCCGACCTACAAGATGGTGGATACCTGCGCCGCTGAGTTCCCGGCCACCACACCCTACTTCTACTCGACTTGGGAGGATGGGTGCGAACTGACCCGGGACGGCGCAAAGAAGGTGCTGATCCTCGGCTCCGGACCGATCCGGATCGGTCAGGGGATCGAGTTCGATTACTGCACCGTCCATGCGGTGATGGCGCTACGGGAGGAGGAGGGGATCGAGGTCCATATCGTCAATAACAACCCCGAGACCGTCTCGACCGACGCGGACACCTCCGACCGGCTCTTCTTTGAGCCGATGCAACTTGAGGACGTCGTCAATATCCTCAAGAAGGACGACTATTACGGCGTTATGGTGCAGTTCGGCGGCCAGAACTCGGTGAACCTAGCCATGCCGCTGGAAGAGGAGATCAAGCGGCTCGGCCTCAAGACAAAGATCCTCGGCACGTCTCCCGATGCCATGGACGCCGCGGAAGACCGCGACCGGTTCAGCCGGCTCCTCACCAAACTTGAGATCCCGAGTCCGGCGAACAGTTCCGCCTACTCGGAGGGGGAGGCGCGGGAGAAGGCCCGGGCGATCGGCTACCCGGTGCTGGTCAGGCCGTCGTACGTCCTCGGCGGGCGGGCGATGGAACTCGTCCACGACGAGACCGAACTTGAGAGTTACATCAAGGAAGCCGTCCGGGTGAGCAGGAAGCACCCGGTGCTGATCGACTCGTTCCTCCGGAGCGCCGTCGAGATCGACGTCGATGCGGTCTGCGACGGGACGGACGTCCTGATCGGCGGCATCATGGAGCACATCGAGTGGGCCGGGGTCCACTCCGGCGACTCTGCCTGTGTCATCCCGTCGCAGTCTCTCTCGCCCTCGGTGATTGCGCGGGTGCGCGACTACACGAAGAAGATCGCCCTCGGCCTCGGGGTCGTCGGGTTGATCAACATCCAGTATGCCGTCCGAAACGACGTGGTCTACGTGCTCGAGGCAAACCCGCGTGCGAGCCGGACCGTGCCGTTCGTCGCGAAGGCGACGGGCATTGCGCTCGCGAAACTCGCGGCGAAGGTGATGGTCGGCAGGAAGCTTGCCGATATGGATATCGCCGAGCGGGAGATCGAGCACGTGGCGGTGAAGGAGGTGCTCCTGCCCTTCAACAAACTCCCCGGCGTGGATACCGTACTCGGGCCGGAGATGAAGAGCACCGGCGAGGTGATGGGGATCGATTACGACTTCGGCCGCGCCTACTACAAGGCGTGCACCGCCGCGGACAACGCCCTGCCGACGGCCGGGAACATCTTCATCTCAGTGACGGACGAGCAGAAAGAGGAACTCCTGCCGATTGCACGGAAACTCCGGGAACTCGGGCTCTCGCTCTACGGCACGAGCGGGACGGTCGACTTCCTCACCCAGAACGGCATCGAGGCGAACCTTGTCAGGAAGGTCCAAGAAGGGTCCCCGAACGTCATCGACGTCATGCGGTCCGGCGGGATACGGCTGATCATCAACACCCCGGCGGACAAGGCGTCCCGGCAGGACCACATCCAGATCATGCGGGCCGCCGTCGATTACGGCATACCCTACATCACCACGCTCCAGGCGGCCCGGGCCGCAGCGATGGCGATCGATGCCATCAAGCGCGAGGAGATCACCCTCGAGCCGCTCCAGCACTACATCGGCGCCTGA
- a CDS encoding ATP-grasp domain-containing protein encodes MIHIVPKPTDTPDDNSTGAVVRELERADARCRILDLGAIDPLDSGLENELVWVCGIRQDGHQFETLSVLALHNRVINTPESIVTCASKVMTTALLLQNGVRTPETAYIRAEAQARDFVRRHGKVVYKPLYGYDGNGIRLVAAPDDLGPGPWYLQEYVPNDRDFRVFVLGGEAVGAISRVSDSLMHNIHQGGIGMPVPIDDEMRAIAEASASAIGIDYCGVDLLRGREGYTVLEVNGTPNWHCMAAPIPKLLAAYLIEKEREMRA; translated from the coding sequence ATGATCCATATCGTACCAAAACCGACTGATACGCCGGACGACAACTCGACCGGCGCTGTTGTACGGGAGCTGGAGAGAGCCGACGCCCGATGCAGGATCCTCGACCTCGGCGCAATCGACCCTCTCGACTCCGGGCTTGAGAACGAACTCGTATGGGTCTGCGGAATCCGGCAAGACGGGCACCAGTTCGAGACCCTGAGCGTACTCGCGCTCCATAACCGGGTGATCAACACACCCGAGAGCATCGTCACCTGCGCATCCAAAGTGATGACGACCGCGCTCCTCCTGCAGAATGGGGTCCGGACGCCGGAGACCGCCTACATCAGAGCGGAGGCGCAGGCGCGGGACTTCGTCCGGCGTCACGGGAAGGTCGTATACAAGCCGCTCTACGGGTATGACGGAAACGGCATCAGACTGGTCGCCGCCCCCGACGACCTCGGGCCGGGGCCTTGGTATCTGCAGGAATACGTCCCGAACGACCGGGACTTCCGTGTCTTCGTCCTCGGCGGGGAGGCCGTCGGCGCGATATCCCGGGTATCCGACAGCCTTATGCACAACATCCACCAGGGCGGGATCGGCATGCCGGTCCCGATCGACGACGAGATGCGCGCCATCGCCGAGGCTTCCGCATCCGCGATCGGGATCGACTACTGCGGCGTCGATCTTCTCAGGGGCCGGGAAGGCTACACGGTTCTTGAGGTGAACGGAACGCCGAACTGGCACTGCATGGCGGCCCCTATCCCCAAACTGCTGGCCGCGTACCTCATTGAGAAAGAACGCGAGATGCGTGCCTGA
- a CDS encoding ornithine cyclodeaminase family protein, which produces MKYYPVHSGYPPYAEVNPAIEAAFAEHGRGNVQMPPKVYVTFFENGDFRTMPAYLPALGIAGVKIVNVNPHNRARGLPTVMALTVIIDVETGAPRAIINATELTAIRTGSAGAVAAKYLAPRQPVTLGVVGAGRQAEALVEATVAALAVEEVLVWSRTEKSAEAFAARYADYNARSVPIERACDCDVLTTTTPSTKPLVMADWVREGTHINAIGADAPGKQELDPALLLKAEVFVDDPGQAIHSGEVNVPITTGRYDPGRIAGTLGEVVIGEKKRSSPDAVTIFDSTGLAIQDLAVAALAMRMGDGYELPFP; this is translated from the coding sequence CTGAAGTACTACCCGGTCCATTCCGGTTATCCGCCTTACGCCGAAGTGAACCCGGCGATTGAGGCGGCATTCGCGGAGCACGGGAGAGGAAACGTCCAGATGCCGCCGAAGGTCTACGTGACGTTCTTTGAGAACGGAGACTTCCGGACGATGCCTGCATACCTCCCGGCGCTTGGGATTGCCGGGGTGAAGATCGTCAACGTCAACCCGCATAACCGCGCAAGAGGCCTTCCTACCGTCATGGCGCTCACGGTGATCATCGACGTGGAGACGGGCGCGCCAAGAGCGATCATCAACGCCACCGAACTTACGGCGATACGCACCGGGTCGGCGGGTGCTGTTGCGGCGAAGTATCTTGCGCCCCGGCAGCCGGTCACCCTCGGTGTCGTGGGAGCCGGGCGGCAGGCGGAAGCGCTTGTCGAGGCGACGGTTGCGGCGCTCGCGGTCGAGGAGGTCTTGGTCTGGAGCAGGACCGAGAAGAGTGCTGAGGCGTTTGCGGCACGCTACGCAGATTACAACGCCCGGAGCGTCCCGATCGAACGCGCCTGCGACTGCGACGTGCTGACCACGACCACGCCGTCGACGAAGCCGCTCGTGATGGCGGACTGGGTCCGCGAAGGGACGCACATCAACGCAATCGGCGCCGACGCCCCCGGCAAGCAGGAACTCGACCCGGCACTCCTGCTGAAGGCGGAGGTCTTCGTCGACGACCCCGGCCAGGCGATCCACTCGGGCGAAGTCAACGTGCCGATAACTACCGGCCGTTACGACCCCGGCCGGATTGCGGGGACCCTCGGCGAGGTCGTCATCGGAGAGAAGAAGCGGTCGTCTCCCGACGCCGTCACGATATTCGACTCCACCGGGCTTGCCATTCAGGACCTTGCCGTCGCCGCTCTCGCCATGCGGATGGGCGACGGCTACGAACTCCCGTTTCCGTGA
- a CDS encoding UPF0058 family protein: MHKEELIALHGILTEIKDFFEMTNPELKFSQYYALKIDPSQVHKSKMEHKYAIFVLGTELANAMKDVEFSSSGRISARMKELAEKTLKEIEYLQ; encoded by the coding sequence ATGCACAAGGAAGAACTAATAGCCTTACATGGGATTCTTACTGAGATTAAAGACTTTTTTGAAATGACGAACCCGGAGTTAAAATTCTCGCAGTATTATGCGTTGAAGATAGACCCTTCTCAGGTGCATAAAAGCAAAATGGAGCATAAATACGCCATATTCGTGCTTGGAACGGAACTTGCGAACGCTATGAAAGACGTGGAGTTCTCGTCGTCCGGGAGGATCTCGGCCCGGATGAAAGAACTCGCCGAGAAGACCCTCAAAGAGATCGAGTATCTCCAGTAA
- a CDS encoding hydrogenase maturation protease, which produces MGKNTVRKNRICIIGCGNPLMGNDGAGILAMHLLEGRFAGVDTIDGGAGGFGLIPLMEGYERVIIVDAMVGVGDHVGDVLVFEAPPSPDLPTCALHDIGVGEAVAIARELGYVTEVVTIGIEVGEIRAFSREIDPAVEEGIRTAQGHILRILGEWAGEKSEP; this is translated from the coding sequence GTGGGGAAGAATACCGTGCGGAAGAACCGGATCTGTATCATCGGGTGTGGGAACCCACTCATGGGGAACGACGGGGCGGGGATTCTGGCGATGCACCTGCTCGAAGGGAGATTCGCCGGCGTCGACACTATCGACGGCGGCGCCGGGGGATTCGGCCTGATCCCGCTGATGGAAGGGTATGAGCGGGTGATCATCGTCGATGCGATGGTGGGCGTCGGCGACCACGTCGGCGACGTCCTCGTCTTCGAAGCGCCGCCGTCCCCGGACCTCCCGACGTGTGCGCTCCACGACATCGGGGTCGGAGAGGCGGTGGCGATAGCACGGGAACTCGGGTACGTCACGGAGGTTGTGACCATCGGGATCGAAGTAGGGGAGATCCGGGCGTTCAGCCGGGAGATCGATCCCGCGGTCGAAGAGGGGATCCGGACTGCCCAAGGGCACATCCTCAGGATCCTAGGGGAGTGGGCCGGGGAGAAGAGCGAGCCGTGA
- the carA gene encoding glutamine-hydrolyzing carbamoyl-phosphate synthase small subunit: protein MKAVLGLEDGTFVIGNGFGVEGICSGELVFTTQMTGYMEALTDPSYAGQILMFTYPLIGNYGVDLQNFESPKVHARGCVAREISRTPTTQPSVAEYFEENGLLGISGVDTRNLTIKTRTVGTLRASLIVGSVDGEEAVRRARAAPSISDADLIGSVSCREPYHIGGAGKRIAVIDLGVKRHILASLRYRGADIHVFPHTAAPDEVMAARPDALFISNGPGDPRKAVDAIRCVRDLAGEVPVIGICMGIQVVALALGGETYKMKFGHRGTNQPVRYRDGSIYITTQNHGFAVDEQALPEGCVVSYRNVNDGTVEGFENKDLNITCVQFHPEAHGGPRDTEMHFFDRIYRGIP from the coding sequence ATGAAGGCGGTTCTGGGTCTTGAAGACGGAACATTTGTTATAGGGAATGGTTTTGGCGTTGAGGGGATTTGTTCCGGTGAACTCGTCTTCACCACGCAGATGACCGGCTACATGGAGGCGTTAACAGACCCCAGTTATGCCGGGCAGATATTGATGTTTACTTATCCCCTCATCGGAAATTATGGTGTGGATCTGCAGAATTTTGAGAGTCCCAAGGTCCACGCGCGGGGCTGCGTCGCGCGCGAGATCTCGCGCACACCAACGACACAACCTTCGGTTGCAGAGTATTTTGAAGAGAACGGCCTTCTCGGGATATCAGGCGTCGATACCCGCAACCTGACGATAAAGACTCGGACGGTCGGCACACTTCGGGCGTCCCTCATCGTCGGCAGCGTTGACGGCGAGGAAGCGGTTCGGCGCGCGCGGGCCGCCCCTTCGATCAGCGACGCCGACCTCATCGGGAGCGTCTCCTGTCGGGAGCCGTATCATATCGGCGGTGCCGGGAAACGGATCGCCGTCATCGACCTCGGGGTGAAGCGGCATATCCTCGCAAGCCTCAGGTACCGCGGCGCCGATATCCACGTCTTCCCGCATACCGCCGCACCGGACGAGGTGATGGCCGCAAGGCCTGATGCGCTCTTCATCAGCAACGGTCCCGGCGACCCGAGAAAAGCGGTCGACGCCATCAGGTGCGTCAGGGACCTGGCCGGGGAGGTTCCGGTCATCGGCATCTGCATGGGCATCCAAGTGGTCGCTCTGGCCCTCGGCGGAGAGACCTACAAGATGAAGTTCGGTCACCGGGGAACGAACCAGCCGGTCCGTTACCGGGACGGGAGCATCTACATCACCACCCAGAACCACGGTTTTGCGGTGGACGAGCAGGCTCTGCCCGAAGGGTGCGTCGTCTCGTACCGGAACGTGAACGACGGCACGGTCGAGGGGTTCGAGAACAAGGACCTCAACATAACCTGCGTCCAGTTCCACCCGGAGGCGCACGGCGGGCCACGGGATACGGAGATGCATTTCTTTGACCGCATCTACAGGGGGATCCCATAA